Proteins from a genomic interval of Desulfitibacter alkalitolerans DSM 16504:
- the hepT gene encoding type VII toxin-antitoxin system HepT family RNase toxin has protein sequence MIAKNKVIKKIQFIKDQVEMLKRISNRPKEEFIGDAILPAAATRYLQIAIEAMIDLANHIVSRNHWGIPKTYGEAFQIMHKKGLIAESDLQVCLKMVKFRNRAVHLYDDINDEEIYSIIRNNLDDFEKYISAVVKVLE, from the coding sequence GTGATAGCCAAAAATAAGGTTATAAAAAAAATACAATTTATTAAAGATCAGGTAGAGATGCTCAAAAGAATAAGTAATAGGCCAAAGGAGGAATTTATTGGTGATGCCATTTTACCTGCGGCGGCTACAAGATATTTGCAGATTGCAATTGAAGCAATGATAGACCTGGCAAACCATATAGTATCAAGGAATCATTGGGGAATTCCAAAGACTTACGGTGAAGCATTTCAGATAATGCATAAGAAGGGGTTAATAGCTGAAAGCGATTTGCAGGTATGTTTAAAAATGGTTAAGTTCCGAAACAGAGCTGTTCATCTATATGATGATATTAATGATGAAGAAATATACAGCATTATCCGTAATAATCTTGATGATTTTGAGAAGTACATTAGTGCTGTTGTAAAAGTGCTGGAATAG
- a CDS encoding YvrJ family protein, whose protein sequence is MEMIFTQVGNFGFPMVVAIYLLVRVEKKLDELTVAINNLGRVVEKNAS, encoded by the coding sequence ATGGAAATGATTTTTACCCAGGTGGGGAATTTTGGCTTTCCCATGGTGGTGGCCATTTATCTCCTGGTAAGGGTAGAAAAGAAGCTTGATGAATTAACCGTTGCCATTAATAATCTTGGAAGGGTGGTTGAGAAAAATGCATCCTAG
- a CDS encoding prepilin-type N-terminal cleavage/methylation domain-containing protein yields MFKFINKAKNQKGFTLVELMVVVVIIGVLVAIAIPVYSNVTQSAERRSVEANLRTIDGAITTYYATNGTTATALNDVGDLVSDYLAVEPAGPGTASYGLVGTAPNQRATVTSTADVGGHTLAGQTLDNLPW; encoded by the coding sequence TTGTTTAAATTTATTAACAAAGCAAAAAACCAGAAGGGTTTTACTCTGGTTGAATTAATGGTAGTTGTGGTTATTATAGGAGTTTTGGTAGCGATAGCGATTCCTGTGTACAGTAATGTGACACAAAGTGCTGAGAGAAGATCCGTAGAAGCTAACCTAAGAACTATTGATGGTGCAATTACTACATACTACGCTACCAACGGAACAACTGCAACTGCACTTAATGATGTAGGAGACTTAGTTAGCGATTATTTGGCTGTTGAACCAGCAGGCCCAGGAACAGCATCATATGGTCTTGTTGGCACTGCACCAAATCAGAGAGCCACAGTTACTAGCACCGCAGATGTAGGGGGTCACACACTTGCTGGACAGACTTTGGATAATCTGCCTTGGTAA
- a CDS encoding histidine kinase N-terminal 7TM domain-containing diguanylate cyclase: MVYTSDMWAFLLSAAIILVLIIITWYKRQFTSGRAFLYLMFCAFIWSITFAFEIAANSLELKIFIVKLQFIAITFLPLAWLNLILTYTGQIRPLRFWLYLSVIPFITNTLIWIVPRPNWFWGEPRLLYSNTMLLVDYDYGFWFYYVHALYSYILIFAALITLMRVYFRLHSIYRPQIILLIIAIFIPLIADILYVAGHSPSPYNTTTAVFSISCIIITWALFRYKFLDLLPMARDVVFENMDDGVIVLDDKNRVVDINPSAIEITGMSKQDIGLQIDQVSPGLISSTLKEAGERDTKHLEVKLENKDCVSIYDFRISSIKDQMGQIRGSLVTLRDCTERTNLIERLRDEAIRDSLTGIFNRRELIELGQKELNRLKRYPDSFLAVILMDIDKFKSINDKYGHATGDQVLVAFTEQCKECIRPYDIFGRLGGEEFIIILPETRLEDAVIVAKRINKSIEEMQILTMTGDTVSITASIGVVSSQALDSFELGLERLFIMADEVMYLSKKQGGNSVVSYK; the protein is encoded by the coding sequence TTGGTTTATACATCTGATATGTGGGCATTTTTGCTTTCAGCAGCCATTATTTTAGTGCTAATTATTATCACCTGGTATAAACGTCAATTCACAAGTGGACGTGCTTTTCTTTATTTGATGTTTTGTGCTTTTATTTGGTCAATTACCTTTGCCTTTGAAATAGCTGCAAACAGCCTTGAATTAAAAATATTCATAGTAAAGCTTCAGTTTATTGCTATAACTTTTTTGCCCCTGGCCTGGCTTAATTTGATCTTAACCTATACAGGGCAGATTAGGCCCTTGAGATTTTGGTTGTATTTATCTGTCATACCCTTCATTACCAATACCCTTATATGGATTGTTCCTAGACCTAACTGGTTCTGGGGTGAGCCCAGGCTTTTATACAGCAATACAATGCTGCTGGTGGATTATGATTATGGATTTTGGTTTTACTATGTACATGCTCTCTACAGCTACATTTTGATTTTTGCTGCACTTATCACGCTTATGCGTGTTTACTTCAGACTTCACTCAATATACAGACCCCAGATTATACTGTTGATTATTGCTATTTTTATTCCTTTGATTGCGGACATTCTATATGTTGCCGGCCATTCACCAAGTCCTTATAACACTACCACGGCAGTTTTTAGCATCTCATGTATAATCATTACCTGGGCGCTGTTTCGCTACAAGTTTCTTGATCTTTTACCCATGGCACGTGATGTGGTATTTGAAAACATGGATGACGGAGTAATTGTTCTGGATGATAAAAACCGTGTTGTAGATATTAACCCTTCAGCAATAGAAATAACAGGTATGTCTAAACAGGATATTGGACTCCAAATTGACCAGGTAAGCCCAGGTTTAATAAGCAGCACCCTTAAGGAAGCAGGAGAAAGGGATACGAAACACCTTGAAGTCAAGTTGGAAAATAAAGATTGTGTATCTATTTATGATTTTCGAATCTCCTCTATAAAAGACCAAATGGGACAGATAAGAGGAAGCCTTGTTACCCTTCGTGACTGCACAGAAAGGACTAATTTGATTGAGAGGCTGCGTGACGAAGCCATACGGGATAGTTTGACCGGTATATTTAATAGGAGGGAACTCATTGAGCTTGGGCAAAAGGAGTTAAACAGGTTGAAACGCTACCCAGATAGTTTCCTTGCAGTCATCCTAATGGATATAGATAAATTCAAGAGTATAAATGATAAATATGGGCACGCTACGGGAGATCAGGTGCTTGTTGCCTTTACAGAACAATGCAAGGAATGCATTCGCCCCTATGATATATTTGGACGTCTTGGTGGAGAGGAGTTTATTATTATCCTGCCTGAGACAAGACTTGAAGATGCTGTTATTGTTGCTAAAAGAATAAACAAGAGTATTGAAGAAATGCAAATATTAACCATGACAGGGGATACTGTATCAATTACTGCAAGTATTGGTGTAGTTTCTTCTCAGGCTCTGGATTCTTTTGAACTTGGCCTGGAACGATTGTTTATCATGGCTGATGAGGTCATGTACCTGTCAAAAAAACAAGGTGGAAATAGTGTTGTATCTTATAAATAA
- a CDS encoding type II toxin-antitoxin system Phd/YefM family antitoxin, whose translation MEKINIGIREAKANLSKLIQDVQGGREIIITDRGAPVAYLGPVKKDKLSLKQRLSELEKAGIIEPPKKKIKNLPPPLHLPDQKAQVILQEDRDR comes from the coding sequence ATGGAAAAAATCAATATTGGGATTAGAGAAGCTAAAGCTAACCTAAGTAAGCTTATACAGGATGTTCAAGGCGGAAGAGAAATTATCATAACAGACAGGGGTGCTCCAGTAGCATATTTAGGCCCGGTTAAAAAAGATAAACTGTCTTTAAAACAACGGCTATCAGAGCTTGAAAAAGCGGGAATCATTGAACCACCAAAAAAGAAAATCAAGAATCTGCCGCCTCCCCTTCACCTGCCGGATCAAAAGGCCCAGGTTATTCTCCAGGAGGACCGAGATAGATGA
- a CDS encoding MBL fold metallo-hydrolase RNA specificity domain-containing protein — MMKIIFCGGAETVTGSCYLVKTDTGESLLVDCGLFQGSKAIKERNYGDFPFEPNEIDWVLLTHAHIDHSGRIPKLYKKGYRGPIITTKITKELCAVMLPDSAYIQEMEVERKNRKNLRAGKPLLEPIYTVSDAEECIKLFEGKGYDEIIKLNDNVSLRFTDAGHILGSSIIEIWIKGTDGVKKVTFTGDLGNYDKPLVDDPEILEGTDFLVIESTYGSRNHDEEDEAARIEKLSEVIESTFKRGGNVVIPAFAVERTQDLIFDLNKLIQEGRINPENIFVDSPLAIAITEIFCKNADSFDEAAQDFSRETGRCPLTFKNLRFTRTAEESKTINNIKSGAIIISASGMCDAGRIKHHLKHNLWRANSTILFIGYQAEGTLGRTILNGAKKVRIHGEEITVNARIESIKGYSSHSDQGDILKWINSITHKPELIFLVHGEVGESSTLKTLIEENYQIETHIPYYLEEYSLTKRAKPVLLHDLSRKTAAELQEELEDLLSQLQQVGERLILEEEYHKADELFKELKKKLT; from the coding sequence ATGATGAAAATTATATTCTGCGGCGGGGCTGAAACTGTTACTGGATCTTGTTATTTGGTTAAAACTGATACCGGGGAGAGCCTGCTTGTTGACTGCGGCCTTTTTCAGGGAAGCAAGGCTATCAAGGAAAGAAACTATGGGGATTTCCCCTTTGAGCCTAATGAGATAGACTGGGTGCTTTTGACCCATGCCCATATTGACCATAGTGGGCGTATTCCTAAATTATATAAAAAAGGCTATAGGGGCCCTATTATAACAACAAAAATCACCAAGGAGTTATGTGCTGTAATGCTTCCCGACAGTGCTTATATTCAAGAAATGGAAGTTGAGCGGAAGAATAGAAAAAACCTCAGGGCAGGTAAACCTCTGCTAGAGCCCATATATACTGTTTCAGATGCAGAGGAATGCATTAAGCTTTTTGAAGGCAAGGGCTATGATGAAATTATTAAGCTTAATGATAATGTCTCCCTTCGGTTTACAGATGCAGGACATATTCTTGGGTCTTCAATTATAGAAATATGGATTAAAGGTACTGATGGGGTAAAAAAGGTAACATTTACCGGTGATTTGGGGAATTATGATAAACCCCTGGTTGATGACCCTGAAATCCTGGAGGGTACAGACTTCCTGGTAATAGAATCCACCTACGGCTCTAGAAACCATGATGAGGAAGATGAGGCAGCAAGAATAGAAAAACTCTCAGAAGTGATAGAGTCAACCTTTAAACGCGGAGGCAACGTGGTTATCCCTGCCTTTGCAGTAGAAAGAACCCAGGATTTGATTTTTGATTTAAATAAACTTATTCAAGAAGGAAGGATTAATCCTGAAAATATTTTTGTGGATAGTCCGCTGGCAATAGCTATCACAGAAATATTCTGTAAAAATGCAGATAGCTTTGATGAAGCTGCCCAGGACTTTAGCCGTGAAACTGGCAGATGTCCATTAACATTTAAAAACTTGAGGTTTACTAGAACTGCGGAAGAGTCCAAGACAATTAACAATATAAAAAGTGGAGCAATAATTATATCTGCCAGCGGCATGTGTGATGCAGGGCGTATCAAGCATCATTTGAAACATAATCTCTGGAGGGCAAATTCCACAATCTTATTTATTGGCTATCAGGCTGAGGGAACCCTTGGAAGAACTATTTTAAATGGAGCGAAAAAGGTAAGGATCCATGGGGAAGAAATCACTGTAAATGCTAGAATTGAAAGTATTAAAGGATACTCCTCCCATTCTGATCAAGGGGATATCCTTAAGTGGATAAACAGCATTACTCACAAACCTGAATTGATTTTTTTAGTACACGGGGAGGTTGGGGAAAGTTCAACTTTAAAAACCTTAATCGAAGAAAACTATCAAATTGAAACCCACATACCTTACTACCTTGAAGAATATTCACTGACAAAAAGAGCTAAACCTGTTTTACTCCATGATTTATCCAGGAAGACTGCAGCAGAGCTTCAGGAGGAGTTGGAAGACTTACTCAGTCAGCTGCAGCAGGTTGGGGAAAGACTTATCCTTGAAGAGGAATACCATAAAGCCGATGAACTTTTCAAGGAGCTAAAGAAAAAATTGACATGA
- a CDS encoding diguanylate cyclase, protein MKKQRDAMPKGNNSMVLYAIFMVSVLIPLLIVGFFINKILDNYITSNYLEATNREIKQVENAYNMFFKNYMEKVAYLSKNYFVMQADDTITTYMDRNEEVFITPSQNGGIEEEIYSVFKKFIDTHPNLVYVYMGTKYGGYIQCPEGPVMVNYDPRKRPFYIQALDSGDQVVKGPPYDWFGNQLISLTKQVKNEHGQFIGVVGVDINLRELAVMLSGISIGDSGFVVLTQDDGTIIADSRYQYLVLQNINDFFHGISFNNGQGEKESFIKININNTDYLVTSYSSSELGMKFIAFIEESELTSLKKDMVAEMSGTVLATFFVIAIMLYFAVKHVTRPIVKLSQSLDRLSSYDFAFEDEELRKYQKRRDEIGVIARAVDRMKTNITALIQDINNSEVKFRAFVSNVPGIVYRCANDADWTMEFISNEIENISGYPSSDFINNNVRSYASVIHPEDSEEVSRIVQNALMKREFFKTNYRLLKKDGGYIWVNGKGQGIFDFQNRLICIDGVIMDVTDQVLAEKEIYNQKAHFQALFTNTLDAIVYFDTNSNISNVNSQFVQMFGYEYHEVIGKNINSIIDPFNKAADYASPEILKGQTIERETIRYTKSGKPVNVHLKGSPVYIDGVITGGYISYSNINERKHYEQELKYLSLYDKLTGVYNRTFFEAEIKRLQNSRQYPITIMSADIDGLKLINDTLGHDLGDELLKVFARILKENLRSCDIISRVGGDEFVILLPGTSETISARIAGRIQFSEAQYNSDNQHLPLSISLGTTTVSDKNTSLSAALKTADDAMYRSKLRKGASAKSQILNALMATLGERDYITEGHAQRVGHLCLKVGRKIGLSSHQLDNLALLAQVHDLGKVGIPDHILFKKGPLTQEEWAIMTQHTEKGYRIASSSPDLLSVADLILKHHEKWDGTGYPLGLRGKSIPIECRILSIIDAFDAMTNERPYSRAKTIDEALQEIRRCSGTHFDPELVEVFLSIQIDAFG, encoded by the coding sequence ATGAAAAAGCAAAGGGATGCTATGCCAAAAGGTAATAATTCCATGGTTTTATATGCTATCTTCATGGTGTCTGTTCTGATCCCTTTACTAATTGTGGGCTTTTTTATAAATAAGATTTTGGACAACTATATTACCAGCAATTATTTAGAAGCAACCAACCGGGAAATCAAACAAGTTGAAAATGCCTACAACATGTTTTTTAAAAACTACATGGAAAAGGTAGCTTATTTGTCAAAAAATTATTTTGTAATGCAGGCAGATGATACCATAACTACTTACATGGATAGAAATGAAGAGGTTTTTATCACCCCATCTCAAAATGGCGGCATTGAAGAAGAAATTTACAGTGTTTTCAAAAAATTTATAGACACCCATCCTAACCTGGTTTATGTCTATATGGGAACAAAATATGGAGGTTATATACAATGCCCAGAAGGTCCCGTAATGGTCAATTATGATCCTAGGAAACGTCCTTTTTATATACAGGCACTTGATAGTGGAGATCAGGTAGTAAAAGGCCCTCCCTATGATTGGTTTGGAAACCAGCTGATTAGTCTTACAAAGCAGGTAAAAAATGAGCACGGCCAATTCATCGGTGTGGTAGGTGTAGATATTAATCTTCGTGAATTAGCTGTAATGTTATCTGGGATTAGCATAGGAGATTCTGGTTTTGTTGTACTAACACAGGATGACGGAACAATAATTGCTGACTCCCGGTATCAATACCTGGTGCTTCAAAACATAAATGATTTCTTCCATGGAATTTCATTTAATAATGGCCAGGGTGAAAAGGAAAGCTTCATAAAGATTAATATAAACAATACTGATTACCTGGTTACAAGTTACTCATCTTCAGAGCTGGGCATGAAATTTATAGCCTTTATTGAAGAAAGTGAGTTAACCAGCCTTAAAAAAGACATGGTTGCTGAAATGAGTGGTACCGTTTTAGCCACTTTTTTTGTCATTGCTATAATGCTGTACTTTGCTGTCAAGCATGTAACTAGACCAATAGTCAAGCTGTCCCAATCACTAGACAGATTATCCAGCTATGACTTTGCCTTTGAAGATGAAGAATTGCGCAAATACCAAAAAAGAAGAGATGAAATTGGTGTAATTGCCAGGGCTGTTGACAGGATGAAAACAAATATTACTGCCTTGATTCAAGACATTAACAATAGTGAAGTCAAATTCCGTGCCTTTGTATCCAATGTGCCCGGCATAGTTTACAGATGCGCCAATGATGCTGACTGGACCATGGAGTTTATCAGCAACGAAATAGAAAACATATCAGGCTATCCAAGTTCTGATTTCATTAATAATAATGTTCGCTCCTATGCAAGTGTAATTCATCCAGAGGATAGTGAAGAGGTTTCCAGGATAGTCCAAAATGCCCTTATGAAAAGAGAATTTTTTAAAACTAACTACAGGCTGCTCAAAAAAGACGGGGGCTATATATGGGTCAATGGCAAGGGGCAGGGAATATTTGATTTTCAAAATAGACTCATCTGCATAGATGGGGTTATTATGGATGTTACTGACCAGGTACTTGCTGAAAAAGAGATCTACAATCAAAAGGCACATTTCCAGGCTTTGTTTACCAACACACTGGATGCCATTGTCTATTTTGATACAAATAGTAACATTTCTAACGTCAACTCCCAGTTTGTCCAGATGTTTGGCTATGAATATCATGAGGTTATTGGCAAGAACATAAACAGCATCATAGATCCCTTCAACAAAGCAGCAGATTATGCTTCTCCTGAAATTCTCAAGGGCCAGACTATTGAAAGAGAAACCATCAGATACACCAAAAGCGGCAAACCAGTAAACGTCCATCTTAAAGGAAGCCCTGTATATATTGACGGAGTTATTACCGGTGGTTATATTAGCTACTCAAATATTAACGAGAGAAAGCACTATGAACAAGAGCTCAAATATCTAAGCTTATATGATAAGCTCACTGGGGTTTACAACCGTACCTTTTTTGAAGCTGAGATAAAACGTCTTCAAAACAGCCGGCAGTATCCCATTACTATCATGTCAGCAGATATAGATGGATTAAAGCTGATAAATGATACCCTGGGACATGACCTTGGCGATGAGCTTTTAAAGGTGTTTGCCAGGATTTTAAAAGAAAACTTACGCTCATGCGACATTATTTCTAGAGTTGGGGGAGATGAGTTTGTAATTCTCCTTCCAGGCACTAGTGAAACAATATCTGCAAGAATTGCAGGGCGAATTCAGTTTAGTGAAGCCCAGTACAATAGTGACAACCAGCATTTGCCATTAAGCATTTCCTTAGGAACAACAACTGTTAGTGACAAAAACACATCTCTTTCAGCGGCCCTTAAAACGGCAGATGATGCCATGTACCGCAGTAAGCTTCGCAAGGGAGCAAGTGCCAAGTCCCAGATACTCAATGCCCTTATGGCCACATTGGGCGAAAGAGATTATATTACCGAGGGTCATGCCCAAAGGGTGGGACACTTATGCCTAAAAGTTGGCAGGAAAATAGGACTTTCTTCACACCAATTGGATAACCTGGCTTTGCTAGCCCAGGTCCACGATCTAGGAAAGGTTGGTATCCCAGATCATATACTATTTAAAAAAGGTCCATTGACACAGGAAGAGTGGGCCATTATGACTCAGCATACTGAAAAAGGCTACAGGATTGCATCTTCATCCCCAGATTTACTAAGTGTAGCTGATTTAATATTAAAACATCATGAAAAGTGGGACGGAACAGGCTACCCCCTTGGCCTTAGAGGCAAGTCAATACCAATAGAATGTCGTATTTTATCTATAATTGATGCCTTTGACGCCATGACAAATGAACGCCCTTACAGCAGGGCCAAAACTATAGATGAGGCTTTGCAAGAGATCAGGCGCTGCTCAGGCACCCATTTTGACCCGGAGCTTGTGGAGGTTTTCCTGTCTATTCAAATTGATGCTTTTGGTTAG
- a CDS encoding cyclodeaminase/cyclohydrolase family protein, whose product MDISSLVIKDFLAKINSEKPIPSAGSSLSVTGSLGASLLGLTAKITLRKVPKCDHDMLKELAHKSEKTSQRFLELGEEDILVYKQVIANEPGSVEKAIEIPLTMARMALDLVKTYEQVIHTCYKPVKGDAWLGVELLRTCVKSAVYIAVVNVDFFKPENREEYLEQIFAIQDEIGVQCSPDGCTIQLDK is encoded by the coding sequence GTGGATATCAGCAGTCTTGTTATCAAGGATTTTCTTGCAAAGATTAATTCTGAAAAGCCCATACCAAGTGCTGGTTCTTCTCTTTCAGTTACAGGTTCCCTGGGTGCATCACTTCTTGGTTTAACTGCTAAAATTACCTTAAGAAAGGTCCCAAAATGTGACCATGATATGCTTAAGGAGCTGGCTCACAAGTCCGAAAAGACCTCACAAAGATTCCTGGAATTAGGCGAGGAGGACATCCTGGTGTACAAGCAAGTCATAGCCAATGAACCTGGGTCAGTTGAAAAGGCTATCGAGATTCCCTTGACCATGGCAAGAATGGCCCTGGACCTTGTTAAAACCTATGAACAGGTTATACATACCTGCTATAAACCAGTAAAGGGTGATGCATGGCTGGGAGTTGAACTTCTAAGAACTTGTGTGAAAAGTGCAGTATATATTGCAGTGGTTAATGTGGATTTTTTCAAGCCAGAAAATAGGGAAGAATATCTAGAGCAAATTTTTGCCATTCAAGATGAGATAGGAGTTCAGTGCAGCCCAGATGGATGCACCATACAACTTGATAAATAA
- a CDS encoding peptidoglycan recognition protein family protein gives MHPREFIVLHHTGAEEADAGHVKRNHLRKGFRDIGYNYVIENDGKVITGRPLDIPGAHCIADRMNFRGIGVALIGNFEERHPFPEQINSLIILLQELQIKHSINLEKILLHKEVKGSATKCPGRLFPWDDLRLSLYPDVPWMWQIKLGTYFDKNIALNTAQALRDMGYPAVVERINMENQVKTALTTNICSFYN, from the coding sequence ATGCATCCTAGAGAATTTATTGTACTCCATCACACAGGGGCGGAGGAAGCAGATGCCGGACATGTAAAAAGAAACCATCTGCGCAAAGGCTTCAGGGATATTGGTTATAACTATGTTATAGAAAATGACGGCAAGGTCATCACTGGAAGGCCCCTGGATATCCCAGGGGCCCATTGTATAGCCGACAGGATGAATTTTAGAGGTATCGGAGTAGCCCTTATTGGAAATTTTGAGGAGCGTCATCCCTTTCCGGAGCAGATCAATAGCCTTATTATCCTTCTCCAGGAACTTCAAATTAAGCATTCCATCAATCTGGAAAAAATACTTCTTCATAAAGAAGTTAAGGGCAGCGCAACCAAGTGTCCAGGAAGGCTATTTCCCTGGGATGATTTGAGGCTCTCTCTTTACCCGGATGTTCCCTGGATGTGGCAGATAAAGCTGGGAACATATTTCGACAAAAATATTGCCTTGAATACGGCTCAAGCATTGAGGGACATGGGCTACCCGGCAGTGGTGGAGAGAATAAATATGGAAAATCAAGTAAAAACTGCCTTGACAACAAACATATGTTCGTTTTATAATTAG
- a CDS encoding DUF1659 domain-containing protein, whose translation MPVISSVVSSGLRLMVQTGMDDEGLPIIRTRSFNRVKPQAADEAVYNVGDKLGELQQYPVTAIRRVTESDLISQ comes from the coding sequence ATGCCAGTTATTAGTTCAGTAGTAAGCTCAGGGTTAAGGCTCATGGTACAAACAGGGATGGATGATGAGGGTCTGCCAATCATTCGCACTAGAAGCTTTAACAGGGTAAAGCCCCAGGCAGCAGATGAGGCTGTCTACAATGTAGGAGATAAGCTTGGGGAGCTTCAGCAGTATCCTGTTACTGCCATTAGAAGGGTTACCGAAAGTGACCTTATTTCCCAGTAA
- a CDS encoding ferritin family protein: MALNNELEILKQAILNELEGYNFYLLAAQQTKDADAREAFSHFAKEEEKHLNWLKEMYQSMSEDTEVITPPSLTDPPSPHIFSWSNAGTERGSLAVSVFGIAINMEKAAVDFYKMAAGTTKLDAAKKLYLTLVKWEEEHLASFEKHYDELKEAWWQNQGFSPS, translated from the coding sequence ATGGCTCTTAATAATGAACTGGAGATTCTAAAGCAGGCCATTTTAAATGAATTAGAGGGTTATAACTTTTATCTCCTTGCAGCACAACAGACAAAGGACGCTGATGCAAGGGAAGCTTTTTCACACTTTGCCAAAGAAGAAGAAAAACACCTTAATTGGTTGAAGGAAATGTACCAATCCATGAGTGAGGATACAGAAGTCATAACTCCCCCTTCGCTAACAGACCCACCTTCCCCCCATATTTTCTCCTGGTCTAATGCAGGAACAGAAAGGGGTTCCCTGGCTGTATCTGTTTTTGGCATTGCCATAAACATGGAAAAAGCTGCTGTAGATTTCTATAAAATGGCCGCTGGAACCACTAAACTAGACGCGGCAAAAAAACTGTACTTAACCCTTGTAAAATGGGAAGAAGAGCACCTTGCAAGTTTTGAAAAGCACTATGATGAATTAAAAGAAGCGTGGTGGCAGAACCAGGGCTTTAGCCCGTCTTAA
- the mntA gene encoding type VII toxin-antitoxin system MntA family adenylyltransferase antitoxin, whose product MVRISRDLKQINIDEKLKELAKLCNNNSEVLACLLYGSYGTEYQTPLSDVDLAILLIPNVKWDIDKKLQVDSIISNHLREEDVNIVVLNEVSIELQYEILLTGRMVFVRDPVLFADFKEYVIKYYLDYKIDMDKFYEDYEAVLLEGQASDSQK is encoded by the coding sequence ATGGTACGTATATCTAGAGATTTAAAGCAAATAAATATAGACGAAAAGTTAAAGGAATTAGCTAAGCTTTGCAACAATAATTCTGAAGTTCTTGCCTGTTTGCTGTATGGCTCATATGGAACAGAATATCAAACTCCCTTAAGCGATGTAGACTTGGCTATACTACTCATACCAAATGTAAAATGGGATATTGATAAAAAGCTTCAAGTTGATAGTATAATTTCAAACCACCTAAGAGAAGAAGACGTAAATATTGTAGTTTTAAATGAAGTCTCCATAGAATTGCAGTATGAGATTCTTTTAACTGGAAGAATGGTGTTTGTAAGAGACCCAGTTTTATTTGCTGATTTTAAGGAATACGTAATTAAATATTATCTCGACTATAAGATAGACATGGATAAGTTTTATGAAGATTATGAAGCAGTTCTTTTGGAGGGCCAGGCCAGTGATAGCCAAAAATAA
- a CDS encoding DUF2922 domain-containing protein, whose product MLTRRLELQFFNEAGTRATIGLDDPKEDLTDVEVRNAMESILAEDVFTSPRGDLVAIAGARIVAREVTEFSVAE is encoded by the coding sequence ATGCTTACAAGAAGATTAGAGCTGCAGTTTTTCAATGAAGCTGGCACCAGAGCAACTATAGGTCTGGATGATCCAAAGGAGGATTTAACTGATGTGGAGGTTAGAAATGCCATGGAGTCTATCCTGGCTGAGGATGTGTTCACATCCCCAAGGGGTGACCTGGTAGCCATTGCAGGAGCTCGAATTGTCGCTAGAGAGGTTACTGAATTTTCAGTAGCTGAGTAA